The nucleotide window TTGCTGGTAGTGCTGAATTATCAATTAGCCCCTGGACTAGTTCTCGCAGGCGTTCTATATCCATACTCTCTACGCAAGGGGCGGAGACGACTATGGTGTGAATGCTCTGCGGGCGGCACTCTTCGAAGTTTTCTTTCGTGCCATAATCAATCGTAACTTGCGTCTTTATATCCACGCCAAGCTCGTCTGGGTGGGCTTTGGCGTAGCTATAGACCTTATCGCAAATTCTCCTAGCATAAGTGATAGCGGCTGGCATATACTCATCCGCCTCACAGCTTGCAAAGCCAAACATAATGCCCTGATCCCCAGCGCCTATCTCGCCGCTAGCTTGATCTACGCCTTGGTTTATGTCTGGGCTTTGTTGATTGATATGCACGGCGACCTCGACGTCATCGGGGTGTAGGCACTGCTCGTGGGTAAAAGCGCTCTTGCCGTCATAGCCGATATTTGCTAGGGCTTTTAGGGCTATTTGGCGATAATCAGCGTGGCTTAGGGTGTGAGTGCTATTTATCTCTCCGCCTATTACTATATTTTTACCAGCTACAAAGACCTCGCTAGCCACGCGCCCATTTGCGTCGTGGATTAAAATTTCATCTACTATGCTATCTGCTATTATATCTGCGCATTTATCAGGATGCCCAGGGCTTACCACCTCGGAAGTAAAAAGATACATTATTTGCCTTTTTTTTGGAAAAATTGTCTGCATTATATTTAAAAGGTTTTTAAAAAGAAATTAATAAAGCTAAGTTTAAATAAAAATTTATAAATTTGGTGGAGGTGTGCGGGATCGAACCGCAGTCCAAAAACCGAACAACCGCAGCTTCTACATGCTTAGCAAAAGTGATTATCTTGAGTTTTTACGCTCACTTTCCAAAGGCGCTACAAAAACCCACAGGCTAAGTTTCACTCGCCACTTCGCCACAGTAGCAGGCTACACTATCTTTGATTACTCGCCTTTTAGCTTAGATAGTATGGGCTATTAGCGAGGCTCAACTGAACTTACGCAGCTTTAGCGTAAGCAGGAGCAAAGTTAACGTTGTTTGCGTTTAATTTTAATTTTAGGCTTTTTACGCTTTGCCCAAAGCGACATGCGACCATGACCATCCAGCTCCTGTCGAAGCCAAGTCACCCCCATTTGGGGGCGGATTATACTATAAATTTATTGCCTAGTCAAGCCTGGTGGGAATGTCTATAATATGAGGATTTAGCATACCAAAAAAATCGGCGTCATTTTCTAAGTCTTCTTTGTATTTATTAAACTGATCACTTACAAGAAGTAGCCAGTCTATAAACTGATCGTTTGCAGGACCTTTTATCACTCGTGCCTCCTCACAGACCTCCTCAGCCAGCGTAGTTAGCTTCGTTATAGGCTCTGTATGCATAAAGCCAGCCGCCGATTTAATATTATGAAATATCCTAAAAAGCTCATTTATGTTTTCGTGGTATTTTTCTTGTCGGGATAAATTTATAATAAGAGGCTCGAGTAAATCGCACATCAGTGAATAGTGTGATAAAAACTCCTCTACTATATCGTAAGAGTACTCTACTTCTAAATTTTTCATTAAACCCATATGCGTATCCTTAAAATATTCAGCGCTATTGTAGCAAATTTTTGATAAAATTAAACAAAATTTTATAAGCGAGCTTTGATTTGGATAGGATTGTTGAGATAGAAAAACTTAGTTTTGAGGGCGATTTTGAGACCTCTTTGCGCCCCGCTAGCTTTGATGAGTATGTTGGGCAGGAGAAAATAAAACAGAACTTAAACATTTTTATAAAAGCCGCCAAAAAGCGTGGTGAATGCCTAGATCACGTGCTTTTTTATGGCCCTCCTGGGCTTGGCAAGACCACTTTAGCTCACAT belongs to Campylobacter sp. 19-13652 and includes:
- the metK gene encoding methionine adenosyltransferase; protein product: MYLFTSEVVSPGHPDKCADIIADSIVDEILIHDANGRVASEVFVAGKNIVIGGEINSTHTLSHADYRQIALKALANIGYDGKSAFTHEQCLHPDDVEVAVHINQQSPDINQGVDQASGEIGAGDQGIMFGFASCEADEYMPAAITYARRICDKVYSYAKAHPDELGVDIKTQVTIDYGTKENFEECRPQSIHTIVVSAPCVESMDIERLRELVQGLIDNSALPANLYHKDKTIIYINPTGRYVNHSSLHDSGLTGRKLIVDSFGGYAPIGGGAQSSKDYTKVDRSGLYAARYIAKNIVAAGLAKKCIVQLSYAIGVARPTSVSVDTMGTHIASVDDDKLSNFVMQHFPLTPKWITDKFKLASPSRESFLYADVAARGQVGQADYPWEKLDSVELFKSLIK
- a CDS encoding Hpt domain-containing protein, whose amino-acid sequence is MGLMKNLEVEYSYDIVEEFLSHYSLMCDLLEPLIINLSRQEKYHENINELFRIFHNIKSAAGFMHTEPITKLTTLAEEVCEEARVIKGPANDQFIDWLLLVSDQFNKYKEDLENDADFFGMLNPHIIDIPTRLD